The following are encoded in a window of Gossypium raimondii isolate GPD5lz chromosome 13, ASM2569854v1, whole genome shotgun sequence genomic DNA:
- the LOC105783478 gene encoding uncharacterized protein LOC105783478, whose translation MRGLIESMGTNRFILLKKTHFAYAFLHRNMFRVLVSFWVFLSKLIRSFFRFSTSRFLEGSDSNIDDFNEIRSNDHVDEGNRETESSPMVASTSKYEFLCSTGISGFVEEPETKSFTVHAFFMGSNDYVEAEKTEETNAVFEEKTEECALRFSFFEFEKQIEVIKQEEPVEDYVGRSSVESSVEKQVGDMEGNEHVADVFESIVVDKCSGKCHKDNTGKEIHECNTRISDHKELTIFEEPVNDSEEDLSAETESIASPEKTIEPNMQDEEEEEDDDLIDRLKMEVKIARAGGLATILEDFESPKMVQELGPLKIDEKYDRKHHMGEIQKVYKSYSDKMRKLDILNSQTMHAISLLKLKDVPIQVSTLGKSSAAPTKSLHKALSFKQRKAEAEPAMKLIKDLHKDFETVYVGQICLSWAILHWQFGQVKKLLDCDNSLSIHHYNQVAEEFQHFQVLLQRFLEDEPFRTGHRVENYTYSRCSVRHLLQVPVIKDDCSKCKDDAISCEMLKGIIEESLLVFWEFLRADKDEANSTSKALRSQVAPHEPIDFEFLMDVKTHLHKKEKRLKEIQRGTNCIIKKFQRQEHQGNLLDYALFIAQVELKLVSRVLNMSKISTDQLAWCHEKLQRIRFSSRKIEIEPSFTLFPC comes from the exons ATGAGAGGGTTGATTGAATCAATGGGTACCAACAGATTTATCTTGTTGAAGAAAACCCATTTTGCCTATGCTTTTTTGCATCGAAACATGTTTCGAGTCCTTGTTTCTTTCTGGGTTTTTCTCTCTAAGCTCATTCGATCCTTCTTCAG GTTTTCAACCAGTAGGTTTCTTGAGGGTTCGGACTCAAACATTGATGACTTCAATGAAATACGCAGCAATGATCATGTTGATGAAGGGAACAGAGAAACAGAGAGCTCTCCCATGGTGGCAAGCACGAGCAAGTATGAGTTTTTGTGCAGTACAGGTATCAGTGGTTTCGTTGAAGAACCAGAAACAAAGAGCTTTACTGTGCATGCGTTCTTTATGGGTTCAAATGATTATGTTGAAGCGGAGAAAACAGAGGAAACAAATGctgtttttgaagaaaaaacaGAGGAATGTGCTTTGaggttttccttttttgaatttGAGAAGCAAATCGAAGTTATCAAACAAGAAGAGCCAGTTGAGGATTATGTGGGGAGGTCAAGCGTTGAAAGTAGTGTTGAGAAACAAGTAGGTGACATGGAAGGTAATGAACATGTTGCAGACGTTTTTGAGAGCATTGTTGTTGATAAGTGTTCCGGAAAATGTCACAAAGACAACACGGGAAAAGAAATTCATGAATGCAACACAAGGATTTCAGATCATAAAGAACTAACAATCTTTGAAGAGCCAGTCAATGATTCTGAAGAAGATTTAAGCGCCGAGACAGAGTCAATTGCTTCCCCAGAAAAAACCATAGAACCAAACATgcaagatgaagaagaagaagaagatgatgatttgaTCGACCGGCTGAAAATGGAAGTGAAAATTGCAAGAGCTGGGGGACTTGCAACTATTTTAGAAGATTTTGAGTCCCCAAAGATGGTGCAAGAACTAGGGCCactgaaaattgatgaaaaatatgatcGCAAACATCACATGGGTGAAATTCAAAAGGTTTACAAGAGCTACTCTGATAAAATGAGGAAACTTGACATATTGAATTCCCAGACCATGCATGCAATCA GTTTACTTAAACTAAAAGATGTTCCAATTCAAGTAAGCACACTCGGGAAATCTTCAGCAGCACCAACAAAGTCACTTCATAAAGCATTGTCATTCAAACAAAGGAAGGCTGAAGCTGAACCAGCAATGAAGTTGATTAAGGATTTGCACAAGGACTTTGAGACAGTTTATGTTGGACAAATATGCCTTTCTTGGGCAATACTGCATTGGCAATTTGGTCAAGTGAAGAAACTGTTGGATTGTGACAACAGCCTTTCCATTCATCACTATAACCAAGTTGCCGAGGAATTCCAACATTTTCAAGTCCTTTTGCAAAGATTTCTAGAGGATGAACCCTTTCGAACCGGACACAGAGTCGAAAATTACACTTACAGCCGATGCTCCGTTCGACATCTTCTTCAAGTTCCGGTTATCAAAG ATGATTGCTCAAAGTGTAAGGATGATGCAATCTCATGTGAGATGTTAAAAGGCATCATTGAAGAATCATTGCTTGTTTTCTGGGAATTCCTCCGAGCAGATAAAGATGAAGCGAATTCAACCTCCAAGGCCCTCCGGTCTCAGGTTGCCCCACACGAACCTATCGATTTTGAGTTCTTGATGGATGTCAAAACACATCTTCATAAG AAGGAGAAAAGGCTGAAGGAAATTCAGAGAGGCACAAACTGCATAATAAAGAAGTTCCAGAGGCAAGAACATCAAGGGAATCTATTAGATTATGCATTGTTCATCGCTCAAGTTGAACTAAAATTGGTTTCCAGAGtgttaaacatgtcaaaaataaGCACAGATCAGTTAGCTTGGTGCCATGAGAAATTACAAAGGATTAGATTTAGTAGCAGGAAGATAGAGATAGAGCCCTCTTTTACACTGTTCCCATGTTGA
- the LOC128036130 gene encoding uncharacterized protein LOC128036130: MSSSGFSLAPPPVFNGEGYNIWVVKMKTYMQAFDLWEVVNSDVEPLPLRANPAVAQIRQHSDDRAKRYKAMLCIQNSVSDVIFTRIMACESPKQAWDKLKVEFQGNEITRQQQLLNLRRDFENLKMKEEETVKQYSDRIMSIVNNTRLLGDQFSEARIVEKEQRRASRQEEHQEGVFQAKSRPTSRSSGYKGNKIWSDKPRRDGTRRKCPPCPHCRRLGHLEVNCWFKPDVQCKICKQMGHIENVCRNKGKLKQNQPQQPSAEAQVAEEGCDQEEQVFIVSCLAARRKAIKRWLIDSGYTNHMTPNVAIFKNIDISFKIRVKVGNRHFIKV, encoded by the exons ATGTCTTCATCCGGATTCTCTCTAGCTCCACCACCAGTGTTCAATGGTGAAGGCTACAACATTTGGGTAGTAAAAATGAAGACCTACATGCAGGCATTTGACTTGTGGGAGGTTGTCAACTCGGATGTTGAACCACTACCCTTGAGAGCCAATCCCGCAGTGGCTCAGATCAGGCAACACTCAGATGATAGAGCCAAGAGATACAAGGCCATGTTATGCATCCAAAATAGTGTGTCTGATGTGATTTTCACAAGGATCATGGCTTGTGAGTCTCCAAAACAGGCCTGGGATAAGCTCAAGGTGGAGTTTCAAGGAAATGAAATAACGAGACAGCAACAACTCTTGAATTTGAGAAGggactttgaaaatttgaagatgaaggaagaagaaacagtgAAGCAATACTCAGACAGGATCATGTCTATTGTAAACAACACCAGATTGCTTGGGGACCAATTTAGTGAAGCAAGAATAGTTGAAAAG GAGCAAAGGAGAGCCAGCAGACAGGAAGAACATCAAGAAGGTGTCTTTCAAGCCAAGAGCAGACCAACCTCAAGATCCTCTGGCTACAAAGGGAATAAGATTTGGTCAGACAAGCCTAGAAGAGATGGTACAAGAAGAAAATGTCCACCTTGCCCACATTGCAGAAGGCTCGGTCATTTAGAAGTAAATTGTTGGTTCAAACCTGATGTGCAATGTAAGATCTGTAAACAAATGGGCCATATTGAGAATGTTTGTAGAAATAAAGGCAAGCTGAAGCAAAACCAGCCTCAACAGCCTAGTGCTGAAGCTCAAGTGGCAGAAGAAGGCTGTGACCAAGAAGAGCAAGTCTTTATAGTTTCTTGCTTAGCTGCCAGAAGAAAAGCCATAAAAAGATGGCTGATTGATAGTGGTTACACAAACCACATGACCCCTAATGTTGCTATCTTCAAGAACATAGATATAAGCTTCAAAATAAGGGTAAAAGTTGGCAATAGACACTTCATCAAAGTATAA